One stretch of Oncorhynchus masou masou isolate Uvic2021 chromosome 9, UVic_Omas_1.1, whole genome shotgun sequence DNA includes these proteins:
- the LOC135546183 gene encoding adapter molecule crk-like — protein sequence MAGNFDAEDRASWYWGRLSRQEAVSLLQGQRHGVFLVRDSITSPGDYVLSVSENSKVSHYIINSISNNRQSGAGQAPPQFRIGDQEFDALHSLLEFYKIHYLDTTTLIEPINKAKHSVLASASAGGPPQRLEDEFVRAVFDFPGNDDEDLPFRKGDILRVLEKPEEQWWNAQNLEGRAGMIPVPYVEKYRPASPTSGGPGAGGPGGVCSVDGSGVQGPPLLDPSQYAQPTPLPNLQNGPVFARAIQKRVPNAYDKTALALEVGDMVKVTKINVNGQWEGECKGKRGHFPFTHVKLLDHNNPEDEVS from the exons ATGGCCGGAAATTTTGACGCAGAGGACCGTGCAAGTTGGTACTGGGGTAGATTAAGTAGACAGGAGGCAGTTTCACTTTTACAAGGACAGAGACACGGAGTGTTTTTGGTGAGAGACTCAATTACAAGTCCAGGCGACTACGTGCTGTCAGTTTCAGAGAATTCCAAAGTCTCGCATTACATAATCAACAGCATCAGCAACAACCGGCAGTCTGGCGCAG gCCAGGCGCCTCCACAGTTCCGCATAGGGGACCAGGAGTTTGACGCCCTCCACTCCCTGCTGGAGTTCTACAAGATCCACTACCTGGACACCACCACTCTGATAGAGCCCATCAACAAGGCCAAACACTCTGTCTTGGCCAGTGCAAGTGCTGGCGGCCCGCCGCAGCGGCTGGAGGACGAGTTTGTCCGTGCCGTCTTTGATTTCCCAGGCAACGACGATGAGGACCTTCCTTTCAGAAAGGGCGACATCCTGCGGGTTCTGGAGAAGCCTGAGGAGCAGTGGTGGAATGCTCAGAATTTAGAGGGGCGTGCCGGGATGATACCTGTGCCCTACGTGGAGAAGTACCGACCGGCCTCTCCCACCTCGGGGGGCCCTGGAGCAGGGGGTCCCGGTGGGGTGTGCTCTGTAGATGGCTCCGGTGTTCAGGGCCCTCCTCTGCTAGACCCGAGCCAGTACGCCCAGCCCACACCTCTGCCCAACCTGCAGAACGGACCCGTCTTTGCCAGGGCCATCCAGAAGAGGGTGCCCAATGCCTACGACAAGACCGCCCTTGCCTTAGAG GTGGGCGACATGGTGAAGGTGACAAAGATCAACGTGAACGGCCAGTGGGAGGGCGAATGCAAGGGCAAGCGCGGCCACTTCCCCTTCACCCACGTTAAGCTGCTGGACCATAATAACCCCGAGGACGAGGTGAGCTGA